A stretch of the Lactuca sativa cultivar Salinas chromosome 9, Lsat_Salinas_v11, whole genome shotgun sequence genome encodes the following:
- the LOC111918199 gene encoding putative F-box/LRR-repeat protein At3g28410: MCFYYWFEGMRREVEDVVELMQNIQSRLTVKEAARTSVLSKSWLHAWSTFPNLRFDVGRGKSMKLVDVERTLIRYHRDNTPIKRFDLKIDIANQESASQAEKWIGRVATKTCLKEISLSLFLWGASFMLPDEILASENLTKIRVSAPRIHSNSVWMTATNPVIKCMSSLRELHLEGVSISEEALHHILSSCCLLVKIELLHSCEGFKTIKVKNLPRLYELNISFASLYENSTALEISDVPKLGVFS; the protein is encoded by the coding sequence ATGTGTTTTTATTATTGGTTTGAAGGGATGAGACGAGAAGTAGAAGATGTTGTGGAGTTGATGCAGAATATACAATCCCGGTTGACAGTAAAAGAAGCGGCGCGAACAAGCGTTTTGTCCAAGTCTTGGCTACATGCTTGGTCTACTTTCCCCAACCTCAGGTTCGATGTTGGAAGAGGAAAGAGCATGAAGTTGGTGGACGTGGAGCGAACCCTGATAAGGTATCACCGTGACAACACACCAATCAAAAGGTTTGATCTTAAGATCGACATTGCAAATCAGGAGTCAGCTTCTCAAGCTGAAAAATGGATCGGGCGTGTGGCAACCAAAACTTGTCTCAAAGAGATTTCCCTCTCACTCTTCCTTTGGGGTGCCTCGTTTATGTTGCCAGATGAGATATTGGCAAGTGAGAATCTAACTAAGATAAGAGTTTCAGCACCGAGGATCCATTCAAATTCCGTTTGGATGACAGCAACAAATCCTGTGATCAAATGCATGTCATCCCTACGTGAATTGCACTTGGAAGGTGTGAGCATAAGTGAAGAGGCACTTCATCACATATTGTCGTCTTGTTGCTTGCTTGTGAAGATAGAGCTTTTACATTCCTGTGAGGGGTTCAAGACCATCAAGGTTAAAAACCTTCCTCGTCTTTACGAATTAAACATATCTTTCGCTAGTCTATATGAAAATTCTACTGCTTTGGAAATCAGTGATGTCCCAAAACTTGGTGTGTTTAGCTAA